The following DNA comes from Brassica oleracea var. oleracea cultivar TO1000 chromosome C5, BOL, whole genome shotgun sequence.
TCTAGCTTCTTGTCTTGCTATTGATTTTCCTATGTAGTCATTCATGTTTATGCTAGGATTTTGATCATAGTAAGATGTTTGTTTTGATGATTTCATGGATTTGGTGGAGCAGTCAGATAGTGGGATGGCCACCGATTGGGTCACACAGGATGAACAAGGTGAACAACCAAGCTATGAAGGCGGCCAAAGAAGAAGAAGAAGAGGGGAAGAAGAAGAATGAGCCTAAAGATGTCTCAGTTCAGGGTTTAGGGTATGTGAAAGTGAATATGGATGGAGTTGGTATAGGCAGAAAAGTGGAAATGAGAGCTCATTCTTCTTATGAAAACTTGGCTCAGAAGCTTGAGGAAATGTTCTTCAGAATGACAGGTCAGTTACTGCTTAAACACTTGAGATGGATTCTTATTGGAGTTTGACTGACATTATTGTATTAGGTACTACTACTTCTCGGAAAAAAGTGAAACCTTTGAGACTTTTAGATGGGTCATCAGAGTTTGTACTCACTTATGAGGATAAGGAAGGAGATTGGATGCTTGTGGGCGATGTTCCATGGAGGTAAGAATCTAGAAATGGCTTGGTATATATTAAGTCTTTGTCAAGATCTAAATCATTTTGTCATTTTTGTTATTAGAATGTTTATCGCATCGGTGAAAAGGCTTCGGATCATGGGAACCTCTGAAGCTAATGGACTTGGTATGTTTCTGGTTTTATTGAATTCTCTTCTCGACCAATTAAGAATATAACCCGAATGAAACATTCTTTAATGCAGCTCCAAGACATCAAGATCAGAAGGAGAGACAGAGACAATGAAATTGATCCTGTTTAGCGTCCCTTACAAAGCTGGCATTGTTATGGGTTTCTTTTTGAGTTTGTGGCAAGTTATTGAAGAAAGTATACCGGTGAATCCGATAAAAGCTGGAGCTTGAGATTTGATATTACTCCCATGGTTTTCATTTTAAGGTTTTTCAATTAGTAGTTTTCTTGGTCTTTTGTTTATTTATTTTCTTGTAATGTAAATAGTTGAAGGCATTATCTAATGTGATAAAAGAGTGTTCTGTTTTCTTGTTGGGGCCTTCTTGATTCCAAGGAATGAAACTCACTTCCTTTATATGGTTTGGTTTGGTGAGCTTGTATGTGTGCTAATTGTATTTTATTTGGACATAGCAAACAAACAAATTCTTCATTCAAAAAATTGCTAAATATGTCATTTCTTAGTATGTTTTTGGATTCATGTGACCTAAATCAAAATATTTTTAATTTTTCAAATGCTATGCGATGATGCACATGTAAAATTTTTAAATCTTTACCTAAAAAGAAAATATTTTAAAATTGAGGAGTCCAACCAAAGTAAAAAATTGATAAGAAAAAGAAAAAAAAAAATCTAAAAGTCAAACAGCTGTTTTTATTAGAGTCTGTAGAAGAAGATTGATGATTCTTCTTCTTCATAAAATGAGCAAAGTTTTGTGAAACCCACACAATTGGAGAATGGATCATCATCATCATCATAATCAATGGCGAATGAGATTATCTTTCAAGAACGCCACAATTGCTCTCACGCTCGTCAATCTCTTCATCTTCCTCTTCCTCCTTCAGGGCTTTTTCTCTTCCTCCTCTCGCCGACCCGTTTCAGGTCTGTTGCAATCTCTCTCTGGAAAGTTTGAGGCTTTAGCGATCATATCTTGTGATGGGTCTTTCTCGGATCTGTTCATACCGACAAAAAAACCAGGCTTTGTTGTTGTCTAGTTTCAGATTTAGTGTGTATACGCTTCTATATCACTTTGACTCGTTCGTTCTAGATTAATGGCTTCTACAATGCTAAGAATCGATATGGAGAGAAAAGCTTAGATTTTGCCTGTTGAGCTGAGATTAAAACACTTTAAAGAGTTGTGCTCTCCTTCCATGAACTGTTGTCTGGATTTTGACATTATGTCTGTTAAAAATCACATTTTTAATTTACCTTCTTTGGGAGACCGTTGATAATTCTACTTTCCTCATATAGAAGAAGAAGCTAAGCGTAGTTTCTTAACTTCCGCTAAGAACCCCACTCTAAGAAACCCGCGTTAATCATGGTCTTACCATATTGTTTATGAATAATAATATTCTTAAAAAAGGGTTTTTTTTGGCTTTCTTGTTTCATTCTTTCACCATACATTTGATAAATGCAGCTCAGCTTCGGTATGTGAAGGAAGCCGAAGAGATTAGACTCAAGATGCAACCTTTAGAGCTTATCAAAAGAGTAACCTACATACAAACACTATTACATTAGTTCACACATCTCTAAACCCCTCTCTGCTTCTCTTTTACTCCTAGCATTTGGATCTATTATAGGTCCGAGAAATCGAACATGAGTCATCTGCTGGACAAGAAACAGAGCAGGAGAAAGATGTGAAGCAGAACGCAGCCGTTGATCTCTCTAAACGCCTCAAAGATTTCCGCTCGCTTAACGATGCGTCCAGCTTGAAAGGTACAAAAAAAATGGCAACAATCTCTTTGTTCATGCTAAAACAAAACTACACATGAAGAGGGTTTTGATCTGTTTGTTACACAATGTTCTTCTATAGCATTGGAAGAATGGCGAAAGCGGAAAATGGAACGAGCAAGACAACGTGATCTTGAGAAAACAGGAGGTCTTTCTTCATCCAAAACATCATAAGATGCTCTCAGATTATCATGGCTGCTGCTACTATATAACATTATGTAACATTATATCTCAGAAAACACTCGTATAGTGTAATTACACATACAAAGTGCTTTTAAAGAAAGGGTCTAAACATGTTATGTTTCCTACATTGTACTTCACAAACTTGTTTACACTTTACACCAAACAACATTCAGTAAATGATCACATAGTCAATCAACACTTCACCCAATATATGGCTCTCCTGTATAAATGCATGTTAATTAACTCCAGGAGGAATAATTATAAATAATTTGCTGACAAAATAATCGTTACCAATATATGGCATCCTACAACATTTAATATGATAAAAAAGCGTAAGGAGATAATATAAAGAAAGCACTTGGACATTCGAGCGCAGGCTATATCCAACACTTTGGACCAACCTCGCGGCACGTGTTCCACCACCTGTTACCAGCTAAACATAGAAGCTCCTCTGTGCATGGCACGTGTTCCTCGCCAACAAACCGTCTAAGCTTCGTGTATATAAAATTATGTCGCATACCACACCTCAACTGATCATCACCGAACAAGTAAAGCAAGCTTTTCTTGGATTTGGATAAAGCGTTAGCAAAGAAGTAAAGTTAAAATGGCGACGGTCGGAAGAAACATAGCAGCACCATTGTTGTTCTTGAATCTGATCATGTACCTTATCGTGCTTGGTTTTGCTAGTTGGTGTCTCAACAGATACATCAACGGCCAAACTAATCACCCAAGTATAACTTTTCTTTCAATATCTCCATTTGTATATATATGATCATTAGTTATTGTTTTTTTTTTTTTTTTGCTAAAAAAAAACTAACTAGGCTTTGGAGGCAATGGAGCAACACCCTTCTTCTTGACGTTTTCGATCTTAGCAGCCGTTATAGGCATAGCGTCGAAGCTGGCAGGAGCTAACCATATCAGGTTCTGGAGGAATGATAGTCTTGCAGCCGCAGGCTCCTCCTCTATAGTTGCATGGGCTGTCACCGCTCTTGCCATGGGGTAATACCTAATATCATATTTATATATGTTGTCTTTATATCAAAATGATGATTCTTATTATTTTTTTTTGGTTGGGAATAAGGTTGGCATGCAAGCAAATAAACATAGGAGGATGGAGAGGGTGGAGGTTGAGGATTATTGAAGCCTTCATCATAATCCTAACGTTCACGCAGTTGCTTTACGTCTTGTTGATCCATGCTGGTGTATTCAGCAGCAAGTACGGTCCTGGGTATAGAGATCGTGACTACGCTACAGGTCAAGGTCATGGTCACGTGCCAGGCACTCATGCAGGCGAGCACAAAGCTGGTGTTGGAACCACCACTATGGCCGTTTAGAATCGCGTTCTAGTGCTTTTGTAATCTTATAAATTTGAATAATAAACGATAAAGATGTAGGTTCCTTTTTTTTTACTTTATCAGTTTATGTAATAATGTGTTCCTTTGTTATTCTATGGATTTGTGTTTTCTTATGCAAAAAATGAAAATCTCATTATAAACAATGTATACATTATTCTAATGTATGACCTTACGCTATCTTTGTGCTTCTTCCGACTCTCTTCCTCGCCGATAAGCTACACTTTCTTGACGTATTACTCTTCCAACTATTCTCCTGCTTCTCGTACTTAAACCTCTCTTCGCTCCCTTCTCAACCACAGGCTCTGACATTGGGACGAAGTGCATGAAACACAAAGGCACCAAAGCCGCTAGAGACTGTACTATAATCCCTGAAGGCAAGTTCGAATAGTTACTAGACGTTACACCTATTACATTAGCTAATCCTACTCCCAAGAAAGCGCTAACAATCTGTGATAGACACAGAGACGATGCGAGAAACGATGTGACCGATCCTTCACAGCCCTGAGGACACATGTTAGCTAACCGAACTGCGAATGGAAGGATCTTGAACTGTGCGAGAATCTCTGCTAAGCTAGAGAAGCAAAGGACAAAGACTTCGTTGGAGATGCCAACTCCGAGGTTTATCTGCTTCACCAAGATGTAGTCAAGGAGGATTGATAACGCGTACAAGAGCTGAACGATGTGGATGAGTGGTCTCATGGGAAGTGTCTTTAAGTATCGGTCGTAGACCACGGTTAGACAAAGAAGCATCACTTGTCCAATCACTTTGGACATTCCAATAACCGAAGGGTCCAAGTTTAGAACTTGCGTTTGGTAACAGAACACTGATCCAGAGAGAAGTGGGACCATTGAGATGGACACTACCGCCCAGATCATAGGCTGTGAGATATCCTCCTCCTGGATAGCTTCCATGAGATTAGACAACTGTTTCTTTACACTCATCACAACCAAGCTTGTCTCTTTCCTCCGTGGCAAACCAAAAGACTCTTCTCTTGAAGACAAGGAGACAAGGAGCTGAAGAGACAAGACCGCGGTGAAGACAAGAAAGGAGATCTTAGGAGGTGTTCTGAGCAAGAGATATCCTCCAAGCAAGTTCCCTAAGACTCCACCAGCTGCTGAAGCCATGAGGGCGTAGGACTGAAGACCGTTTATTCTGTATCTCAGACCGTATTCAGCGACTAGAGCGTCTTTTGCAACCTCGGTGATGGATGCACCAAGGTTACTGAGCAGGGCACATGCTATGAGAGAAGGAAGAACTTCTCTAGCTCCTTGGAAGAGTGCCATTGTGCCCCATGCTAGTACCTGCAGAGACACTGACACATTCAAAATATTCAGACCATGTTGAAAGGGAGCAGACAAAGACAGAGAGACTTTGTGTTATGAACTAACCCGAATCAACGGAAGAAAGAAAGAAAATTTAAAAACAAAACTGTATTAAGACAAACACCTGTTTTAAGATTTTTATATTGATTATGGGAATCAAATAAATTTATAACAACCCGTTAGACCCGTATTTATAACAGTGTATAAACAATCTATACTATTATTTATCATGTTGATTATGCGAATCAAATAAATTTATAACCCCTAAAACCCGATTTCATTTTTAGATCTTATCTAGAAAAAATAAAAAATTTCTAATTAGTATAAACTAAGTTCGCTCTAACAAATTATTGCTGGTACACAGAGATTTAAGACTTTCTAGAATTAATATTTTGGTATAAACTAACCTCCAATGGAGATGTAAGGAACTCTGCGACCACTACCGATGTAAAGAACATCTGAGAGAACTCCGTAGAGAGGTTTAGCCACCATAGGGAGAAGGCAAGAGTACTGCACAAGCTGAAGGGTGGATGGTTGGAGTCCGAGGGTGTTAACCATGTGGAAGTTAAGTGCAAGCCATGGGAAACATCTGGAGCCCTGCACCCAATAGCCTAACCCACACAAAACCGAGATGCCTCCACCACCCATTTGTTCATACCTCACAGTTTCTTCAGATTCAGAAACACCGTTGCTTCTTCTTTTTCTGGATATTGAGAGACATGAGAATGTCGTGGCTCTTCTTGATTTGGTTTCCACAATGAACAGAGTATTGCTCTTGTTCTGCTTCTCTTGTAGTTGTTGTAGTTTTGTGTTGAAGAAAAGAAATGGTGGATTCAAGAACGTGGTTGGGGAGTTCTGGATTGATAGTAATGGATTTATCATTATGACTCTTAGAGATTCAGAGAGATGAAACCAGAGGAGGAGAAGGATAAAGGTTTAGAAGAAATGTTGTCACATGCTTCGTATGTAACGTTGGGGTGTTTATGTAACTTTGGGTGCAAACTGTTAAGGATCGTTGAATCGAGGAAGGAGACGAAACAAACAAGAAAGAAAATAAAGAAAATGATATTTTTGAAGGATCGAGAAGCGTGCGGAGAAGCAATTAGAAGGAGACAAGAACTCAAAAAGCTAAATGCAGTTTAATACTTGTCTTCCACAGATAATCAAACTAAGATTCTAACGTTTTTATTTAAGTAATTAACTAACGGTTGTCATGGCTTTAGAGATTGATTATTAAGGTTTCTTTTTAAGGGACCCACAGAAAAATCGACTGTCCTATGAGATTTGAAGGTCACATCTGATTACGACGGCCATGTTCGTTTACGTGTCGTGCGACCTGCGACCTGCGACCTGCGACTTGCGACTAAGATTACGTTCGCTTACGTGTCGCGCGACTTGCGACTTGCGACCTGCGACATGCGACTAAACTTGCGACCTGCGACTAAAACTATGTTCGTTTACGTGTCGCGCGACCTGCGATCTGCGACCTGCGACCAGTTGCGCGATCAAAATTTTCTTAATTTTTAGTCGCTGTTTTTTCGGGCGACTTAAATGGAAATCCGCGACTGGTCGCGCGATCAGTCGCGCGACATCAAAACGAACAATGCGACTTGCGACCAATCGCAGGTCGCATGTTACGCGACAGCAAAACGAACAACAACCTGCGACCTGCGATCAGTCGCAGGTCGCATGTCGCAGGTCTCGCGACATGCAAACGAACACGGCCGACATGTCACTAAAGTTCTGTTATATTAATTCGGTATCACAAAAAGAATAATTGAATTTTATTTCATTTTTCAAGTCGACCGTAAAAAACTGATGACTAGACTTTGTTCCTTCCATCACTAAATAACATCGGGGCTGGAGAGCTTTTTCTCTCTCGTTTAGACTCCCAAGATTTGGGCTAGTGGCTGGGATTCCTTTTCCCCTTTGATCGTAACCCTCCGTTTTCACTAAAATATCTTGAACTTATAATCTGAAGCGTTCATTCTAGGGTTCTAACAAAAGAAAGTTATCTTTTTCGTATCTGAGTATCTGCATCAAAGAAGATCGTTGGAGGATTATTACTCTTGAGTAGTAGCTATGTCTTCAGCGATGGACAAAGCGTTGATGGAGCTATCCTTAGATGATGAGGACGTCCCGTTCGTGATGCCGGATTTACCGGAGTTTAGCTCTATGGAAAGAAACAGAAGAAGTCTGATTGGAAGGTTGCTCAATCCTCCTTGTCAGAATATGGCAAGTCTGATCCACGACATGCCAAGAAAGTGGCAGAAGTATGGCCGTGTTCGTGGTATAGCGCTCTCCAAAGAACGCTTTCAGTTTATCTTTCAGAATGAATATGATTTGGAGGATGTGCTTAGTAAGGGTATCCACACTTATAATGAGTGGGCTTTGGCTATTGAAAGATGGATTGAACATCCCCCTCCTGATTATCTGC
Coding sequences within:
- the LOC106292845 gene encoding auxin-responsive protein IAA12; this encodes MRGGGSEFETGKSNLLPAESELELGLGLSIGGGAWRERGRILTAKDFPSVGSKRAADSSSNQGQGASPPRSSQIVGWPPIGSHRMNKVNNQAMKAAKEEEEEGKKKNEPKDVSVQGLGYVKVNMDGVGIGRKVEMRAHSSYENLAQKLEEMFFRMTGTTTSRKKVKPLRLLDGSSEFVLTYEDKEGDWMLVGDVPWRMFIASVKRLRIMGTSEANGLAPRHQDQKERQRQ
- the LOC106294512 gene encoding uncharacterized protein LOC106294512, giving the protein MATVGRNIAAPLLFLNLIMYLIVLGFASWCLNRYINGQTNHPSFGGNGATPFFLTFSILAAVIGIASKLAGANHIRFWRNDSLAAAGSSSIVAWAVTALAMGLACKQINIGGWRGWRLRIIEAFIIILTFTQLLYVLLIHAGVFSSKYGPGYRDRDYATGQGHGHVPGTHAGEHKAGVGTTTMAV
- the LOC106293117 gene encoding uncharacterized protein LOC106293117, which produces MDHHHHHNQWRMRLSFKNATIALTLVNLFIFLFLLQGFFSSSSRRPVSAQLRYVKEAEEIRLKMQPLELIKRVREIEHESSAGQETEQEKDVKQNAAVDLSKRLKDFRSLNDASSLKALEEWRKRKMERARQRDLEKTGGLSSSKTS
- the LOC106294511 gene encoding probable folate-biopterin transporter 8, chloroplastic — encoded protein: MINPLLSIQNSPTTFLNPPFLFFNTKLQQLQEKQNKSNTLFIVETKSRRATTFSCLSISRKRRSNGVSESEETVRYEQMGGGGISVLCGLGYWVQGSRCFPWLALNFHMVNTLGLQPSTLQLVQYSCLLPMVAKPLYGVLSDVLYIGSGRRVPYISIGVSLQVLAWGTMALFQGAREVLPSLIACALLSNLGASITEVAKDALVAEYGLRYRINGLQSYALMASAAGGVLGNLLGGYLLLRTPPKISFLVFTAVLSLQLLVSLSSREESFGLPRRKETSLVVMSVKKQLSNLMEAIQEEDISQPMIWAVVSISMVPLLSGSVFCYQTQVLNLDPSVIGMSKVIGQVMLLCLTVVYDRYLKTLPMRPLIHIVQLLYALSILLDYILVKQINLGVGISNEVFVLCFSSLAEILAQFKILPFAVRLANMCPQGCEGSVTSFLASSLCLSQIVSAFLGVGLANVIGVTSSNYSNLPSGIIVQSLAALVPLCFMHFVPMSEPVVEKGAKRGLSTRSRRIVGRVIRQESVAYRRGRESEEAQR